The genomic window atgttAGTAaacttttacttatttaagttgagaaatattcaaaaaaattgACCCAGTGTGTCACAACTTCCACGCATCTTGGGTGCGGCGTTACGAACTTTCGTTCCGTTTTGCGGACATTACAATGAACCTTACACAAATTTCTTAGGCCTCGACACCCTCACGACATTTACGATCTTAAATCGTCTTAATAAGGGTCACAATCCTCAACACGTATTTGTGGGTCGATAAATTATAGACGGATGTGGCTATTTCTTAGTTACGTGGAGCTGTTaaggtcgatttacatcaaacgagcgAATGCTCATTCTATCCCCACTACATGAAATTCTTCTAGTGTAAACAGGcgtagagcattctttcgttgtTCTTAGTGCGTTCGCAAAGATTCTATAGAATAttctaagggtgagatctatagtccgcacttggactttgctcagacttaccttacgaaaaactttgcctagtgtacactaaggttaaactatgatttcgtatttatagacattttaacggttagattaagctaagcccaagctaagacagcaaatgtcaaaatacaaattgatgtttcagttcatgcaatactttgtttattatcctttaaaaaagtaaacaataacaaatatttaaacatctaaaacggtacacatatatcttcaatttattgttatttatgtattcatttattttattattgcaataactagaaatttacgagtaacctttagaaaatgtattaattatttaaagatgacaataattttgttacgtaGAACGGATCGCATTGTTTTGACAACAGCAACAGAGCACTTGTATCAAATAtcaacaattgaaaattttgccTAAAGTGTTGTATATGTTCGGAACGAATACAACCAAAATCCTTCCATCCTGTACGGTGAGAATGAATTCAAAAGAAGGAACCGTATTTTGAAACACACGGTATTAAATGTGATCCTGCCACTGATCATTACAAACTTGCAACCTTATAACAACAGAGGATCGCCAAACCTACCGCAATTGCAAATACTTTTTGCATTAAGGCATAAAAATGCAACTGGATGTTTTCAGGTAATATTgtgttcataaatatgtatggtttttcgatttgaatattataggtacctatgtattctcaaatgattttaaatacattgtatGTTGAAGACATTTGTCTTCTGACTTTCagaaacataacatatatgtaactaataataattcattgacATTACAGATGGTGTGTGGTGATCTGAACAGAATAAGCCAATCTACagtctgtttaattataaataaagtctctgcagagttgagtaaattacttcctagatttgtaaattttccaagaaatatgaacacagccaaaaggaagtttgaagaattaataAGATCTAATACTCACCATGACCTAAACAGTATAATCAGAGCTATTGACTGcacccatataaaaattaatagacccaAAGGTATCGCTCACTCTGaagcatacagaaataaaaaagggtaattttctgtaaatgtgcaagcaataatagggcctgatatggaaatatttgatatagtgACCAGGTGGCCTGGCAGTTCACACGACAGCAGGATATTTAGAAACTGCCAGGCGTATGCAAGGCTGCTAAATGGTGAACTAGAAGGAGTTTTAGTAGGTGACAGCGGTTATCCGGCACTTAACTTCATGTTAACAACACTTTTATATCCAACGACAAGagctgacaataattataattattctcaaaTAAGAACTAGGCATATTGTTGAAAGGGTTTTCGGAGTGTAGAAAAGGAAATTTCCATGTTTACAGCTAGGACTACagtcaaaattgacaaaatatactagttatatataattatagcttgtgctgtattgcataatataggtatatagagTCATAAGCATCCCCTATGCTTATGATGATGGTGATCTTGCTGACAGCAGAAGTTGAGTAACACAGAAACAATGAAAGATCTCCTACAGGTCTAGCATTCCGGCAATCTGTGATTGCACAATTTAACTAGGTAATTTGTTCggtaataaagaatatcaaaacaaaacttgtttcattttaaacatttattttctgattctttttttgagtgtaatacatatttctaatactaatttatatttttgttgaagaaattctatttctaacagattttttaattttatatgttccactcctatctcaaattttttagggtagtcaggtaataaatggtagaagattcagggaaacgaaaataacagaTGTGAAGCGAGAGTCATCGGTTAGGTTATAGTTTGAATTTCGTTGTCACTATAATATGCCAGGGCTGCCAGGTGACAGATACGATATCACaccagttatttataagatctctcaaaaatggggttgaacacttatataaataatgtaaataaacaacaatagataccataataatgtataattattttatttcatgcatttcataggtatttatcaagatcatttaaaatttctttgaattcaaattctatttttcccaAAGTCTATGGAACTCTGATACCAAATGGCAACACCGTTCAttaaaaaccgacaaaaataaaaagtccagtaaaagatatgatggtagagcaaattttaggccattatttttgttaggcttatagtcaaagtttttggtaagtcgtcgatttcgtggacttgagattaagctaagccaacACTAGGGAGGGATTCGcagtttgctctataaataccgactgtgtcttagctcgatagttaagtcagagtaaagtccaagtgcggactatagatctcaccctaagaaTACTCGTTCGCTTGATGTAAACGGCGCAAGAGCGCGCGAACAGTTGCTTAGAGCGTTCTAGCGTGTTCGGACGTGCTCGCGCCACTGAGCGGTCTTTTCAAagcgttcttgtgttctagcgATTGTTTACGTATCTTAtcgattaaattatgtaatacatTCTACAAAAGTTTTGGAATTGTCCACTTTCTTCTTGTTTTCGCATATCCGTCATTGTTTCACCTACATTATCCAGTGTCCTTCGatgcattaaatttgtaacccACCAACGTCTCttccttcttttatttttgagttttcgcgacaaaataataaatgcagcACTTGCAATAATGATATCGCTGTCAGAGTCAGACATAACGAAGCACTACCAAGTACCAATACTAACCACAGAATTGACACGAATGAGCAAAGAACATTCGATCTAGCTtttgtttacactaaaagattacgaaagaatgctcttgttctagctctagctctatgttcgcttgatgtaaatcgatacctctagctttcgtttacactaaaagattacgaaagaatgctcttgttctagctctagctctatgttcgtttgatgtaaatcgaccttTACATGACATGATATCATTGAACTTCACTTGCAAGATTACttttatcttataataatattatatagagaATACCGATTTGTGTTTCGAAAATTCACCATTAGAATGTTTCATGATCTATGTGTAACATAGGCTATActtatttctaaaatttaatataacaattaagaCATCAAAGATTTTCAGTGAAATAACTGTTTAATGTACCATTTAATAGGAATCTGTTattttaacctttttgatatattCACACTTCTACAATCTAGAGGCTGagtgcaacgggcggccttataagTGATCTCTTCTAGGCAACCTGCGCTAAGAGAAAGTTAAAAGTAGTACAATGAAGTGCAAAGTGTACACGTCTTAATCGTGATATAACCGATTAATGAAACCGATTAGTTTGGTTAAACTTACGTTAGTTCTTAAGACTCTATGAAATAGtagaaattaacaaaatagaGGCTTTATTGGGAATTTACGAAAATCACGAGATTTTATTTGTGTGGTCAAAGTCACTAGCTATTTTCACACACAATTTTCACTTCTCAGTGAGAGCTCACTgatcattaattataatgattagcagttttcttattattgaagtatttaatacatattattaaattcattcagaaaattatttattttattaaactaaagtCGGTTACAAATGTTTAACTTCAtttgaaaaacaatttctAGCGAAAGTGTTGGGCGGGTTAGACGCCCGGATAATAGCGTGTGAAtaattgtttatgttttaaaatattttagaaaaaaaaggaAAGTCAAAATGTTAGAGAGCCATTAAGGGAAAATTGTACTATTCTTgaaatatagtattattataattattaatgttattagaAAAGTTTTGGCAGATTGCCTTATCATTACACACTCAACATTGTCTTATGTATAATATCATCTATTATATACAAGTTCTatggaatattaaaaattcagtggcactacaacctttacGTCTGGATTTctgatttctatatctgttttgcgaccatttattttttgtagtaGCGAAGTATGTGATCAGCgttcgagcgagtgttaattgcgcacatataaaGTTCATAcgtgcatagccggggatcgaaccttcgacACTGCTATTAAGATATACCTATCTGCTTCTATAGAATATATCTACACTGGAACCCGCTAAATACCATTGACCACACACAGCGTATTAGGTCAGCCATGTTTATTCCTAATAACGCATCCCGCGTAGGACGCGTTTTCCTATGAGTTTCCATGAAATTATCTTACTTTTTACAATACAATGAATGTGattaactttttaacataccttcttaattttcattaaatattacttagtgtttataaatataaagatatatttacgAAACGTGCAAAACACATTCATCAATACAGGATATAACCAGAGCCGAAATGCTTTCAAAATTGcgtaacaaaaaaatcatttacttAAAATGAAAGTTTTTAACATCCGCTTATATCATACGTGAATTTACATAACAGCGAAAGTATATACGTATGGTGTCctatttacttatatataaaaaatgttttataaaattaagtgttGCGTAAATATAAAGTGAAAACTATGAAAGTTTTAGATAAAATCTATTCAGTCTAATGATTCTacgttataattaaattaaaatgtatatacaattattgtgTTGAACGTTTGGTGGAATAATACTGAATGCatgttattatttcattatatacaataacttTGACCTTTCTCAAGATCCCAATTTCATCTCTAACTTTCTCTTAACAATGTTCCCACAAGTTTTTCTGAAGGCTATTGTTGTAGTCGTGAGCTTCTTGAGATAAACCCTATGGTTGTATTATTTATGGTTATCttgtaattgaaatatttggtATTAGTATTTGTTTctaaacctaaacctaaccttcactaatatacatatataaacaaattctCTTAAATGCTGATTTCAATCAATACAAAATGTACTTTTTGCTgagttgaaataaaatatgggttaggttataaataaaaaaatgtaataatttgtagACATTTAATTTCACGAGGATCCAtcgcaaaataataatttaacttaacgtaatcataaatattaaatatgactCGTTACACTCAACCATACTgcgatttataaaaataaatacatgaaaatataaaataaatgagtatgaacaatatttctttgggtaacttaaaatatttggtaaatattattgtatgcttagtaaaaataaacttacataAACTAcgaaaaacatatatatactaaGATATAATgctatatgtatgtataaaaatgatataaagaaaaaacaaggaAGTTGATAGTTATAAACTACacaaaatatgataaatatacatgaagacaaaataatacagatttaaattaaagcaatAACCATAATGATATTCAAAAACATCGATACTGTGGCATTCACACAAACATACAATCACAATACACGGTGGTCGATAATAAATAACctctttgattaaataataaattaattgccGAATTAAGCGCACCTCTGAGATAAGTTTTTCGGATACCTGTACATTACAGTAATTCGTTTAACGACTTGTACGAAGAAACTTGACGATGTCAGCTGTCAAATTGACACTTGACATCTTGAGGTGCGATTTATTTCGGCCTTATGCTTGTTTAATGTGGCCTCCATACGCCATGTTTTGGGCGTCCTGGGACCTTCCCCAACCGCCGCCACCACCACCGCTTTCCCAGCCATGCTCTTCATGAGGTGGTTCTGACCAGCCACTGCTCTTGCTGTTCTTTGAATCAAGAAGTTTTTTCAGGGCTCCGAAGGCAGCAGCGATGAATGCAACCTTTCCGAGGAGGTAAGCCTTGAATACAGCGAAAGCAATGATACCCAAGAAGAGAGGGATCAGAGCAGTTAACTTCAGTTTGATGAGAGCAAGGATGGGGAGGAGCTTCTTcaacttcttcttcttcttgcCACGACCtggtgaataaaaaaaatgtaactgGTTTCATTAAGTCATCACATCAACGCaacgttttaaaatttgtagaaTAACCTCAATAATCAACTTGTATGCAAAGATTTGCCGATGCCTAACCTCTATTGAGACAGGCCGTTTACGCTCTCCTGACACGACCGTTGTTTCACGTTGAAGAGTTCAAGCCCCgtgttttaaaactttaatatatacgGTGGAATATTTTAACCACTACATCGGTCTATAATATTTGGAATACAAAGTACCTAAGCTTGTATCGACAATATAACACACATATTGCTTATTCGAAACAGAAACGTGTGAAGCTTAGCATAGAAATGTAAGGTCAAACTATCGAACATAGCATGACGAATGATTATTTTGACAAAGAACCTAACGGTTACAACTCATAACCAGTACCAGACATGaaatatctataatttatactttgaatatgtttaattttagttatttgtATGAGAATTCTCAATATATATGggcataataaatatttagggtTTCTTTTAGAACATTTGTAACTATGTTGCATCGAGCCGAGTGCACTTATTGGCCGGATTCCAAATCCGGTTTACTTATCTTACAAAAAGTTTTAcctaatgttataaaactattCTCTTAAGTagtaaaatgaatattttataagcatACGAATAATAATTTGCGTTAGATTTAAATCCataaatcaatcaaattaaaatttaaagtgaGTTCGGTTCGCTGAATCTTAACATTTTCTGTATTGAGTTAAAATTAACCAAAGAACTTACCTTCTTCTTCAATCGAGTTATCTTCTGTGAAAGCTTTAGGCATTCTCAGCTGTAGGACGTGGCTGTCCAGGAAGTCCACAACGTTGTCCATAATCCTCTCTTCCATCTGAAGTTCCCTGGCTTTGGGTTCATCGGGTAAAGGATCGTAGCTCCTGGCTGACCTTGGTGAACCGGTCCTGGCGAAGTTGACACCATCTACCAGATTCAGCTCCTTGGCCACAGCCAAGTTTTCCGTGAATTTCATCGCTTTTTcctgaaaaaaatatcgatattgtagatcaaaatataattaacattatttaatttgtttttctatttagttatttattaggAACGCAAGAATCTTCAACACAGTGGAAGTTGTTACAGCTCTTTTAAATCAACATATAAGTTTTGTTAACAACCAAACCTATTGAGTTTTTTGTACCTAacatattcataataaaaaagaagataAAGTGAAGTTTATTGACACGAACAAATGTTTAAAGTACTTTAACAGCAGCATACGAAGTCTGCTAGTGGGCCAAACTCCAAACTGTTATTCCTTTTATCTAAtgaatatgaaaattttatgaCCATAATCTCTAAAGTAATGTTTTCTAAAGATTGAATGAGTCAAAACTATTTGTGTTTTCAACACTTTAGCGATGTTTTTATTCTAAACTATCCCATGTACTCCCACAAAAACCCTACCGcagaaacttttaaaaataattagtataaaaaCGTGCCAAacgtaaaatatgttaatcCCGGTTATCAATAACGCAAAATATCGTTAAATAGATTTGAAAAAAGTCCATATCCAAAATGACAGGTCCAACTTTTTGAGGACGACCTAATTTTAGTAACGAGGCGTTCCTCAAGACCATTTGGCACgtttttaaaacacttcacaTCACTTCACTGCACACCTTTAAACACAGCATGGTATCCGTATCCACACAGTCTCGCAGCGTTGAGACAAACTTCTCCATGACCCCATCTTCTTTTGTCGGCATCGCGGCCGCCGCCGCCACAACGCATAGAAAGACGAATGCTTTCATTTTACCAGCGTACGAACAATTGTCAAACACTCAAGGAACACATACAGTTTTATTCCAACTCCCCCTCCTTTTATCTTCATATGTCACGGCATGTGACGAAATTATGCTTAAGTTAACTAGGTATTAAGATGTGAGCGTTAGTTTTAATGATGTGTGAAGGTGGGATTTCTTTTTTATGGTACGCATAGAAATTATTTGCGGCGAGTTTTTTTGGTTAAGATTCAATTGAGTGTGGTTACCTTGTACTTGAATTATAGTTAGTAATTTGGTTTGATCTCTTCTATTGATAACCTGAATATGAATGGAATGGTGGTGatggaaataatatattcatttcGGTTAGATCTTTATGGATTCGGAGTTTTGTTAGACTTATCCAAGATAGTATACCTATACCACCGAGGTTTtatgtacaataatataagatatatatacgATAAGTccttaattagttttattttagaaaaagagtttctttataaagacttaatagatagatatttctttttatttcaacATCTTTTAACACATAATGGTTGGtaacaaatcaaaatattaggaaattgtatgattaaaaatatataggatTGTAAATCTCTTCTTTGTTtaggtaataattaaaagtataaaaaagctcacatttactaattttattacgaatatgattattttctattaataatataaattttgtggTTTACAATtgatgttatataaaataaattgcttcGAATAGATTCACAATGAAAAGAGATattttatgaagaaaaatgctATAATTCTTTGTACATCATGAGTAAACAATACACcatcaaatatttatagaaatatctaCTTTTAGTATATTTCTACTTTCGTTTACACGTGAAAAATAGTGTAaagtaattagtaattattaaaaactctTTCTTTAACAATGGACGTGTGAAACTCTTGTATAAAACAATGTCGGTGTAATCAAaggttaattataatttaaaaaaaaattaaagtttggGAAAACTGCTTTAATGTAATGAACATTACAAATTACTTGCATGTTTAATAAGTGGAATATAATTAACAGTACtcattaataaaagtaaatcgGTGTTCTTTcacttttttatctaaaaaatatattttttattcaacattatttGACAGTCGTACACGTgtctcattatttttaattgtccaagcttatatttagttttgtttattgtacATTGAAAATATCAAAAGCTTTTGAAAATACCTTGTATCCTACTTTTGAGGCCTAGTTTACACACATGGTGTATCGGTAAACCTTCAGTTTGATTTCAGGTGAAAATGACTTGTTTCAGATCAGAagcttattaaaataccaacCTTATTGAGTTGTTATAGGACTTTAAACATAGTTTTCTTAAGGAAAATGTGTCCGGCATTCCACTAAATATTcgataaaattcaaataaaactttatgatataaaaatatgaaacgcAGTCTTACGTAATAGGCTTTTCTCAAAAGTAACGAGAGTGAATTTACGgtaattagattttaattacGACACAAGTTCGTTAAAATGATGATGGATTCTCTTTTTAGGGTTCTGCAAAGTTGCTccgtaattaattttaaataacagtaCACACCTGAGAACTAGAATCTTAAAACACCTAAATGTGTCTAATTAATCTGttattaaacattgttttgtcTATCCATTGACACTACAGTTTAAGCTGGAGGATGTTAGAGCGTAACAAACTACGCCTAAAACTTAAAACATTAActaaatatctataatattagatattagtaaaaaatattttcaaagtattAATACGCTATGTAATAACCTAATAAATAAACCCAAGTGTTTGCCATCcttgataatattaatatgatttttattaaatttcaatcgtaattaatcttaatatatatatttcttgtgtgcgtgtgtatgtgactgaactcctcctaaacgactggaccaattttgatgaaattttttgtgtgtcttcaaggggatctgggaatggtttagattcacaaatcagcccgccagatgttaagggtagtccacccctaaatttttatttttattttttagactcaaaatttttaatttctatttttttatgatacagcattaaaaaatacatacaacccctaattttcacccctctatgatcaacccctatttttttattataaatgatatacatggcaaaacgacgtttgccggatcagctagtaaataaataaattagtattatgaAGATGAAATGGAACTGCCTtgtatttttagattattatgTCATAAtggtgattttaaaaatagaacgaACTGGATCCACCACGTGTGTAAAGTATTAAACTATTTCTTCTTCTACATTTTGCGATGGAAAAGATTTCAATCAAGGTTACGTATACGGGGCTTCTGAACACAAAAACTCATGATAATTTCACACATaggcttaaattaaataaaaagtgttgCGAAACAATTCTGTCTCCGGTTTGATTCGCCATCACTCAATGACCGGATATTCACATCAGCatgctaattattttacggtatataaaatagtattttaagtaGGTTTCGAAtgttaatggatgttatttaACCGACTTCCAAAATGAATGAGATTCCTACTTCTCTCAACTTTGCTTGAAGGTTCAATTTGGTGTTGTCGAACTAATGCAATGTCTACATAGAGAGGTTTTAAAAACTCTTTGGTTTATATCGAAATTATTAACACACTCATATGGTATAATGTCTTCAAATGGACTGGTTAGTTTTAAGTGCGTCTATGacacgattttttttcttaataggttGCTGGGTCAAGTGCTTGGCGCCTTCCTTTGGTATCCCTTGGGGAATGATGGAACTCCGACGCAAGTacaatgattaaataaaagtttaaagacttaagaatttacttttaaaattattcaagtaattaatgataaactattttaaaagaagatAAACAATTTAGCAGACACGATAGTCTCATAATTTACATGTTCAGATTTAATTGACAACTAGCaaactataaaaagtattataccatagataaataaattactccataattaataaaatgaagaCGACAACATCGTCAACGAAGACTATATAGTTTTAACTATAGTTTGATAAATTACGTTACGCAATTCGTTTTGTGAAACGCACAAAGTTAATAAGATTTTACTCAAAATACACTTATTAATCCTAAAATTGCGGATATCACAAAAATCAAGCAATTCATATTAAGCAATagtgaaaataaaagttaaacttAAAAGCATGATTTCGCTGTTTCTATTCAAGATGTGCCCAAGTACTTTCGCTTCAATGATATGACTATaaactgttaaattatttgtatagaaTACAAATTGTCATATTATTGATGGAATGTAGATTGATTATTTGGAAATCGAATTTGGACCGATTGTCtggtgttaaatttttatgtcgCACGGTTGTAGCGTACTTATTTTGTCGATGTCGTTGTTAGGTGATTATTTCGTGATTGGaggaatatttaatgtatgcCTGTTTTCatagtaattatttagtattaagcGTGGGCTTTCAACCTCAGGGGTCGTGAGTTCGAACTCGTGCTGAGCACATTTTTATGCACGCAATTATACATAGATTTCCCCAAATAAGAACAAGAACCATATAGacagaaaaatttaaatttctctaaCACGGAAAGCTATAGATGCATAATTGAGAGGCCTTTTTGTTATGTCACATGTCCGGCTTACCTTCATTTATTCGGAAGTAAATATATAGTCTTCCTCAAGGTAGTGCTTAAAATTTAAGTAGGTAAATATATCggtattttcttataatttaatatctagCACCTGTAAAGagatgtaaataatattgctaTTTAGACAAGTTATAAGAAGTCTTACACGAATGTAAAGTTATCGTAATTTCACGCTAAGCTAAATTCCATCTGTGGTCATCTATTGACACTTCAAACAATGACTCGGAGAGAGCTCATTGTCATATTCAAAGAGTATTATTGACAGTAAAATATCCCCTATTTCGTATAGAGAAAGGGTTAAAGTTGCATGTGATTCAAGATGTTTAGAGGATCGCCTCTGGGCACACGCTGAATGTCTAAACGTAGGGAAATCTCTATAATGATGTACGTAACGGTGAAACCTGACTTCCTTAAAAAGCTTCACGTATCACTTAATTAAGTGTCTTCAGTGCAGTGGTTAATTGTaatggtttttaaattaaaaaccagtACATCGTACAATCGAACAAAATGAATATGAAAATGTTCCCCATAGTGTAAAAtcactaattataataataatttagttcaaAGAAGTTCCTATTTGTAAGTGTATAACACGCTAATAACCTGTATtctatttatacttttatttgtcTAATAAAATGCAGTAATAacctatttaattaaagatttaatttgcGCCTGCTAGGTAGTACCgttgaccccagagctggtgcttttctcgcttaacgaataagtatcgcaatacagcgaggaaatgctacTAGCATTAAAGGTTCACTGCGACAGGagctaaaacttttaaattcgttttagttttttatcattaataatactatgtagggaaagaatattataaatactgtatatttgtgtgatatgaattaaatttaatgcgTTTTAACGCAAATATAATCCAAAGAGATATATTTCGCGAACATAGTCGAGGAAAACTGTTTTCTTTTCGCTTGGAATTAAGCACGAGTTTATTTTTaccctttttaaataataattctctaattggTCACTTACACAGGATTGTTtggatttaaattat from Pieris napi chromosome 12, ilPieNapi1.2, whole genome shotgun sequence includes these protein-coding regions:
- the LOC125054916 gene encoding uncharacterized protein LOC125054916, which codes for MKAFVFLCVVAAAAAMPTKEDGVMEKFVSTLRDCVDTDTMLCLKEKAMKFTENLAVAKELNLVDGVNFARTGSPRSARSYDPLPDEPKARELQMEERIMDNVVDFLDSHVLQLRMPKAFTEDNSIEEEGRGKKKKKLKKLLPILALIKLKLTALIPLFLGIIAFAVFKAYLLGKVAFIAAAFGALKKLLDSKNSKSSGWSEPPHEEHGWESGGGGGGWGRSQDAQNMAYGGHIKQA